The Mesotoga infera genome contains the following window.
ATCTAATGGCATTCATTGCGTTGGTAATGAAAATCTCGAACAGCGACATATAACTCGTGTCAGCAGTTCCTCCAACGATGACTTTCTTGATGTTAAGCATTACCTGATCTAGTTTGCTGATCTGAATATCGTACATTAGTTCCTGGATGGCGACATCAGTGGTAGTAGTTGCATCGAGAGTAGTAATGAACAACAGCTTCCCGGTGCAGGTCTCTATGGGAGTGAAGTAGTTCTGATCTACCATTCTCACATACGAGTCGTAATACTGCTGATCAAGCTTTGTGAGGATACTTTGGATCTCCGAGTCAATGGTATCTAGTTTTGCCGATATCACGTCAAGTTTTGCGTTGATTTCCTCAACCTGATTGAGGATTTCACTTATCATTTCTGAGGTTTCATCGCCCAGTCCGAACAAGCTTTTCATAACCCAGGATATTGCGCTTACAGCGACCTTAGAGACTATTCCGGTGGTCGTGCCCTTAAGGAGGTCTTTCGCAAGGCTGGAAATATCGATATCCAATGTGGCACCTACACCGAAATTGTATATCGCTCCGCCAGCGATAGCTTCGACAATAACCTCTATGAAGTCCCTATAAACTCCACCAAAATTGTCCCGCACGAAGTCCGAGAGCCTTTTCATCGAGAAATACGAGGTCTCGAATCCCGGGTGAAGCTGACTTAGCACATTTACCTCGGGGGGGACGTTCAAGGCGTCTCGGACCTCACTTATAGCTTCCGAGTAGCTGATCTGCTTCTTGAACATATAGGCGGCAAAAACCGAGGTGACGGGATTTACGAGTATTTGCTCCAAATGAAACGACTCTTCGACAACCGAGGCAAGGGCATCAGTCCTTTCCTGTTCTTCGGGGATATCGAAGGATGCCAGCAATATTACCGGGAACTTGAACCCGTTTGGTATGGGAATTGAGAATCTCCCGTAATTGTCGGTAAGGAACTCCCCTTCAATAACTTGATTTCCATCGAGATCAAAGACTTTTACTGAAGCGTTTCAATGTACTCGTCCGTGAAAACTGAACCTCGTATTGCGTTCGTCCTGATTAGCCCGACGCAACCCGCGAGAAGAAAGAGCAGCAAAACAAGAATGAAAAGATAGTACTTCCTCATTTCATCACCCCCAAATACCCTGATTAGTAAATCAGCTTATTACTGAGTCGCAGCGTATCCAGAGAATTTGTCACATCAAGAAAAGTTGATTTATCGAATTATTATATATGAGATTTATGGAAAATCAGTCATTTGTTCACACTGTGAAAGTCAAATTTCTGGTAGCGGGAACGAAACATTTCTTGGGGTTTCAAGTGCCTTAGGAATTCTGAGCTGCAGAAATCTTTATCGAGTATCTTCAGAAAACAGATTAGGCTTGAAAGCCGACTGAAGAGTTGACGATGAAAGAGAAAACCCCCCCTATTGATAAAATGGGAGTACAGAGGGTCTGTTTTTCGGATCACAGAAGGGCGAAATCTGATAGTCAAAGGCATTACCTGGAGTGATACGTCTCTGGAGCTGGAAGCTTTGGAGCATCAAACCGAGAATCGGAATTCTTTGGAAAGAGGTGCCTCTATGGAGATAGGGATAGTAGGACTTGGCAAAATGGGAGGCAATATTGCCAGAAAACTCGTTGCCGGAGGGCATACTGTTATTGGTTATAATCTCAATCCGGAGATTACAAAGGTTCTGGCTGAAGAGATAGGACTTTGCCCGGCCTTTTCTCTGGAAGAGCTTGTGGGAAAGTTGTCGCCGGTTCGGATTCTTTGGTTGATGATTCCTGCAGGCGTTCCAATTGAAACAACTATAAATGTTCTTAAAGACTTGCTAGATACTGGAGATATCGTCATTGACGGAGGCAACAGTAATTATAAAGACTCAATTAGGCGATCGGAGAGACTTTCAGAAAGAGGAATCAACTTCGTAGATGTTGGCACAAGCGGGGGAATATGGGGATTGACAGAAGGTTACAGCATGATGATTGGAGGCGAAAGAGAGATTATAGAGAACCTCGCGCCATTATTCACAACGCTTTCGCCTGAGCAAGACAAAGGGTGGGGAAGAGTTGGTCAAGCAGGAGCTGGCCATTTCGCAAAGATGATCCACAACGGAATAGAGTATGGGTTAATGGAGGCCTATGCGGAAGGATTCGAGATTCTTAGAGCAAAGAAGGAGTTTGATTTCGATTTGAAGGAAGTCACCGATATATGGCTTCACGGAAGCGTGATCAGGTCATGGCTTCTGGAGTTGATTGGCGATATACTGGCCGGTGATCAGGATCTCCGCAACATAGAGCCGTGGGTTGCAGATTCTGGAGAAGGACGATGGGCAGTTGTTGAGGCAATGGATCTCGACGTGCCCGCCCCGGTTATTACAATGTCTCTGCAGAAGCGTATTGAGAGCCGTGTTGAAGAGGATTATTCGGCAAAACTCCTTGCAGCCATAAGAAACAGGTTTGGCGGCCACGAAATAAAACACACAAGACAGGCGAGCAGAGATGGCGAAGACTGAGAATTCGATAATGATCGTATTCGGAGCTTCCGGCGATCTTACACAACGGAAATTGATTCCAGCCGTTCACTCCCTCGGTTGTGAAGGACTGCTTCCAGATCGGTTCAACGTTATTGGTGTTTCCAGGAGCAAGATATCGGACAAAGGGTTTCGAGTTAGGTTATTTTCTGGGGTTCAGGATTACTCCAGATCCGATCCAAAGATCTGCAATCTCTGGAAGGGATTTGAAACTAAGATCGAGTACTTGCAGGGCGAGTACGATCAAGAAGAGACATACGATGAACTGAAAAAAAAATCGAGAAATTGGAGAAGAACGAGCAGGTTAGATCAAATGTTATTTTTTACCTCTCTATTCCTCCCGAAATGCATTCGATCATACTGAAACACCTGGGTAAATTGGGTCTCAGTAGATCTGAGGAGAGGAAAGTTCGCATTGTAATTGAAAAGCCTTTTGGAAGAGATCTTGAAAGCGCAAAAGAGCTTACTGGGCTTGTTCACGAGTCTTTTAGGGAAGACCAGATTTTCCGGATAGACCACTTCCTCGGGAAAGAGACCGTTCAGAATATACTTGCTTTCCGTTTTGCCAATTCGATATTTGAACCACTGTGGAATCGTCAATACATTGATCATGTTCAGATAACTGTTGCTGAGGATATTGGAGTAGAACACAGGGCTGGATATTACGATACCGCTGGGATCTTGAGAGATATGTTTCAGAATCACATGCTTCAGCTTCTGACTTTAGTGGCTTTGGAACCGCCAGCGGTTTTCGAGGCGGATGCACTCAGGGATGAGAAGGTCAAAGTTCTGAGATCGATGAGCAAGTGTTCAGACGTCGTTCTAGGTCAGTATGATGGCTATCTTGAAGAAGAAGGAGTTGCCAAGGATTCAAAAACGCCTACATATGCAGCACTTAGGACGTATGTGGATAATTGGAGATGGAAGGGAGTCCCATTCTATCTTCGATCTGGCAAAAAGATGAAGAGAAAGGTTTCGGAAATCTCCGTCCATTTTAAGAGCGTTCCTCATATGCTTTTTGGGCAAACGGGAAATGGTGAAGATGTCAGTCCAAACATTCTATCTCTTTGTATTCAACCTGATGAAGGAATTAAGCTGTATTTCGAGGCAAAGATTCCTGGCGGTTCGATGAAGACGAGAACAGTCAAAATGGATTTCAGTTTTTCCAGCGGATTCGGTAATGACGTCCTCCCTGATCCATACGAGAGATTGCTTTTAGATGTAATGAATGGAGATGCATCATTGTTCGCAAGATCTGATGAAATCGAACTGGCTTGGAGAATAATCGACCCTATAATAAGAAGACGAGAGAATGGAGAAATCAAGTTGTGTACTTATGCAGACGGTAGTTGGGGTCCCGAAGAAAGCGGTTTTCTCGTTACGAGGGAAGGCCGGGAGTGGTTTGTCTGCTGTTGCGGTGAGGATGGAGAACCACCGGAGGAGCAAGATGGCGACGGCAAATAGAAGGCTGAGAATCTTCGACAACTTTGAGCAGCTATCACATGCGGCCGCAGAGAATTTTGCAGGACTAATCGAGAAAAGAAAAACTGTTCATGATAGATTCTCAGTAGCTCTTTCGGGAGGTTCTACGCCCGAGAGACTTTATGAAATTCTTGCCGAAGAACCTTACAAACAGGGTATTCCCTGGCAAAAAATCGATCTTTTCTGGGTAGACGAGAGATGCGTTAATCCCGATCACGATGAAAGCAATTACGGACTAGTGAAGGAACTTCTACTTAGAAGGATCGAGATTCCCGAGGAGAACATTCACAGAATCAAAGGTGAATTATCTCCTGAGATTGCCGCAGCTCAATACGAAAGAGAATTGATTGACTATTTTGGAAAGTATTCCACAGATTTCGATCTTATAATATTGGGATTTGGAGA
Protein-coding sequences here:
- the gnd gene encoding decarboxylating 6-phosphogluconate dehydrogenase, coding for MEIGIVGLGKMGGNIARKLVAGGHTVIGYNLNPEITKVLAEEIGLCPAFSLEELVGKLSPVRILWLMIPAGVPIETTINVLKDLLDTGDIVIDGGNSNYKDSIRRSERLSERGINFVDVGTSGGIWGLTEGYSMMIGGEREIIENLAPLFTTLSPEQDKGWGRVGQAGAGHFAKMIHNGIEYGLMEAYAEGFEILRAKKEFDFDLKEVTDIWLHGSVIRSWLLELIGDILAGDQDLRNIEPWVADSGEGRWAVVEAMDLDVPAPVITMSLQKRIESRVEEDYSAKLLAAIRNRFGGHEIKHTRQASRDGED
- the pgl gene encoding 6-phosphogluconolactonase — encoded protein: MEKSSCVLMQTVVGVPKKAVFSLRGKAGSGLSAVAVRMENHRRSKMATANRRLRIFDNFEQLSHAAAENFAGLIEKRKTVHDRFSVALSGGSTPERLYEILAEEPYKQGIPWQKIDLFWVDERCVNPDHDESNYGLVKELLLRRIEIPEENIHRIKGELSPEIAAAQYERELIDYFGKYSTDFDLIILGFGEDGHTGSIFPGSTEIHDYDSLVLTSEVSYDGRPSRRVTLGLRALKQARNVFVLAFGKAKAEIARLVLVQNDSELPISLVSPEYGKLFWMIDREAARFLPKDFLD